In Phaeobacter gallaeciensis DSM 26640, a genomic segment contains:
- a CDS encoding ChrR family anti-sigma-E factor, translating into MTGVRHHIPDPLLVAYASGNLPYAYSLVVATHLSMCDSCRTRLAAHQAVGGSVLEACGTRDLSNDLRDRVFAELDEPYEEAPQFTRSGIFPAPVMQALGGLPPKWKSLGMGVRQSILSHDDGGSVRLLYIPSGQAVPDHGHNGLELTLVLQGAFRDETGRFGVGDLEVANDDLEHTPIAEEGETCICLAATDAALRFRSLVPRLLQPIFRI; encoded by the coding sequence ATGACCGGCGTACGCCATCATATCCCTGACCCGTTGTTGGTGGCTTACGCCTCTGGCAACCTCCCTTATGCCTATTCGCTGGTCGTAGCGACGCATCTGTCGATGTGTGACAGCTGCCGCACCCGGTTGGCTGCGCATCAGGCTGTTGGAGGTTCCGTGTTGGAAGCCTGCGGCACGCGGGATCTGTCGAATGATCTGCGGGATCGCGTGTTCGCTGAGTTGGATGAGCCTTATGAGGAGGCGCCGCAATTTACCCGTTCCGGCATTTTTCCGGCGCCAGTCATGCAGGCGCTTGGTGGCTTGCCGCCCAAGTGGAAATCCCTTGGTATGGGGGTGCGCCAATCCATCCTGAGCCATGACGACGGGGGCAGCGTTCGGCTGTTGTATATCCCGTCGGGGCAGGCGGTACCGGACCATGGCCACAATGGGCTGGAGCTGACATTGGTGCTGCAGGGCGCGTTTCGTGATGAGACAGGGCGCTTCGGCGTTGGCGATCTGGAAGTCGCCAATGATGATCTGGAACACACGCCGATCGCCGAGGAGGGTGAGACCTGCATTTGTCTGGCCGCGACCGATGCCGCGCTGCGGTTCCGGTCGCTGGTACCGCGCCTGCTGCAACCGATCTTCCGTATCTGA
- a CDS encoding sigma-70 family RNA polymerase sigma factor: MLTTLSDPTLVAPAPPVTVDRDTSASCERKKVERESLSDQTLWMLAVRDNRCKVAFGRLFDYFAPRLKGVICRSGMPPSQAEEVVQDVMLTVWRKSAMFDPERAQVSAWIYQIARNRQIDVIRKERRPIPEELKLPEETQEDAAQILALDQETSKLRAALARLKPAQREMVEKAYLGELTHADIREQTGLPLGTIKSRIRLGLERLRHELKEQGLS; the protein is encoded by the coding sequence ATGTTGACCACGCTGAGCGATCCAACTCTTGTAGCCCCTGCGCCACCCGTTACGGTAGACCGTGACACAAGTGCATCGTGCGAAAGGAAAAAAGTGGAACGGGAGAGCTTGTCTGATCAGACACTCTGGATGCTGGCCGTGCGCGATAATCGCTGCAAGGTGGCGTTTGGACGGCTGTTCGACTATTTTGCGCCGCGCCTCAAGGGGGTGATCTGCCGGTCCGGTATGCCGCCCAGTCAGGCCGAAGAGGTGGTGCAAGACGTCATGCTGACCGTGTGGCGCAAATCGGCAATGTTTGATCCGGAGCGGGCGCAGGTGTCGGCCTGGATTTACCAGATCGCCCGCAACAGGCAGATCGACGTGATCCGCAAGGAGCGGCGACCGATACCGGAAGAGCTGAAGCTTCCGGAAGAAACACAGGAAGATGCAGCGCAGATTCTGGCGCTGGATCAGGAAACATCGAAGCTGCGCGCCGCCCTTGCGCGGTTGAAACCTGCTCAGCGTGAGATGGTCGAAAAGGCCTATCTGGGCGAGCTGACCCATGCGGACATCCGGGAGCAAACCGGGCTGCCGCTGGGAACAATCAAATCCCGCATCCGCCTCGGACTTGAGCGGTTGCGTCACGAGTTGAAGGAACAAGGACTATCATGA
- a CDS encoding nitrate- and nitrite sensing domain-containing protein → MPIRIILLLVVAPLFLLAGYFAYSEIAKQRELHVQAGQTAQTAREDSAISDVIHEVQKERGYSVGYVSSDGLTFPVELTLQRDRTDQVLASALSGIDLIATEHRTEFDHAVRHLQSLQHMRRRIDKGSGPDSETIQEVISAYSSLIDTLVALARASTGSDKSTEYHALRQARFLISSAKEKAGLERAIGAAGIVKVFSLSLQEELMSLRREQLAMLSEAGAVKGSTAWLPVLQRTRQYIVLRDLHETVVAADAALQTTPVTRPQWITASTAWIDLLRLEEAVITAELVFLANQLEQETASQLTELIWFSLFAALSAATFVVVALK, encoded by the coding sequence ATGCCAATTCGAATTATCTTGTTGCTTGTCGTTGCACCATTGTTTTTGCTTGCCGGATATTTTGCCTATAGCGAAATTGCAAAGCAAAGAGAGCTGCATGTGCAGGCTGGGCAGACTGCCCAGACCGCCCGTGAAGACAGCGCAATCAGCGATGTAATCCATGAAGTACAAAAGGAGCGGGGGTATTCTGTTGGTTATGTGTCATCTGATGGTCTGACCTTTCCAGTTGAATTGACATTGCAGCGCGACCGGACAGATCAGGTTCTTGCATCGGCGCTGTCCGGTATCGATCTCATCGCGACAGAACACCGAACAGAATTTGATCACGCTGTCAGGCATTTGCAGTCCTTGCAGCACATGCGGCGCCGTATCGATAAAGGAAGCGGACCGGATAGCGAAACAATTCAAGAGGTGATCAGTGCTTACTCCAGTCTAATTGATACACTGGTGGCGCTCGCGCGGGCCAGCACGGGGTCTGACAAATCGACTGAATACCATGCATTGCGGCAAGCACGCTTTCTGATCAGTTCCGCAAAAGAAAAAGCAGGGCTGGAACGGGCCATCGGCGCGGCAGGTATCGTGAAGGTGTTTTCTCTCTCGCTGCAGGAAGAGTTGATGTCTCTGCGGCGCGAACAGCTAGCCATGCTGAGCGAAGCGGGCGCCGTCAAAGGCAGCACAGCTTGGTTACCGGTGCTGCAGAGAACGAGACAATATATAGTGCTAAGGGACTTGCACGAGACCGTTGTTGCAGCTGATGCTGCCCTCCAGACGACCCCCGTAACGCGCCCACAGTGGATTACGGCTTCGACTGCCTGGATTGATCTTCTGCGACTGGAAGAGGCTGTTATCACAGCTGAACTCGTTTTTCTCGCCAATCAGCTCGAGCAGGAGACGGCATCCCAGTTGACAGAACTTATCTGGTTCTCGCTTTTCGCGGCCCTTTCGGCTGCGACTTTCGTCGTTGTAGCGTTGAAGTAG
- a CDS encoding chalcone isomerase family protein translates to MPDPHQPYVPKSLRTCHRSVMAAFALGLAVLLSSAAAAETGLKSPIKLGEVTFRWFGLPLYDASLFAEGQNRFDWQTPMALKLSYRRGFTRAQLTKATAAELTRLEGPRADQERLIAKLETCFRDVAAGDSFVATTQDPNQVALYLNGRRTCDVRHAEARKRFLNIWLSPNSRSARLSSRLRGN, encoded by the coding sequence ATGCCTGATCCACACCAGCCCTACGTACCCAAGAGCCTCCGGACGTGCCATCGCTCTGTCATGGCAGCTTTCGCATTGGGGCTGGCTGTGCTCCTGAGCAGCGCGGCAGCGGCGGAAACAGGCCTTAAATCCCCGATTAAACTGGGTGAAGTGACCTTCCGCTGGTTCGGCCTTCCGCTATATGACGCAAGCCTGTTTGCAGAGGGTCAAAACCGCTTCGATTGGCAAACACCTATGGCCCTAAAGCTCAGCTATCGGCGCGGGTTCACGCGGGCGCAGCTGACCAAGGCCACCGCCGCAGAACTGACCCGGCTTGAAGGGCCACGCGCGGATCAGGAGCGATTGATTGCGAAGCTGGAAACCTGCTTTCGCGATGTGGCAGCCGGGGACAGCTTTGTCGCCACCACACAGGACCCGAACCAGGTGGCCCTTTATTTGAATGGGCGGCGGACCTGTGATGTGCGCCATGCAGAGGCCCGCAAACGGTTTCTGAATATCTGGCTGTCTCCCAACAGCCGGTCCGCGCGCCTGTCCAGTCGGCTCAGGGGCAACTGA
- a CDS encoding DUF3833 domain-containing protein, producing the protein MKLLLVAIILVLLLALLRPGFGFRSQRSQHYADTGPAFDIRTHLSGEMISEGMIYGPMGRVVSRFVATMNGTWDGNTGTLSEDFSYASSGTQQRKWFLTMGENGAFTATADDIIGTGEGQQSGAAVRLTYRIRLPESAGGHVLDVTDWMYLMENGTIMNRSEMRKFGIKVAELVATIRPKGN; encoded by the coding sequence ATGAAACTCCTGCTTGTAGCGATCATCCTGGTACTGCTGCTTGCACTGCTCCGGCCCGGTTTCGGGTTTCGCAGCCAACGCTCCCAGCACTACGCCGATACCGGTCCCGCCTTCGACATTCGCACACATCTGAGCGGCGAAATGATTTCCGAAGGCATGATCTATGGTCCAATGGGCCGCGTCGTGTCGCGGTTTGTTGCCACGATGAATGGAACATGGGACGGCAACACCGGTACGTTGAGCGAGGATTTCTCGTATGCCAGCAGCGGCACGCAGCAACGCAAGTGGTTCCTCACGATGGGCGAAAACGGGGCGTTTACCGCGACCGCAGACGACATCATCGGCACCGGCGAGGGTCAGCAGAGCGGCGCAGCCGTGCGCCTGACCTATCGCATCCGCCTCCCCGAAAGTGCGGGCGGTCATGTGCTGGACGTCACTGATTGGATGTATCTGATGGAGAACGGCACCATCATGAACCGCTCTGAAATGCGCAAATTCGGCATCAAGGTCGCAGAGCTGGTGGCCACCATCCGTCCGAAAGGAAACTAA
- a CDS encoding SDR family NAD(P)-dependent oxidoreductase encodes MFAGQTWWIVGASEGLGRAIAQKLDAAGARLVLSARSEERLQELASELSNATALPLDVTDGDAISEAVALIGKVDGILYCAGAYDPMPAQDWDADKVELICDVNFMGAIRVVGRVVPQMVAANEGHIVLIGSLAGHTGLPGATGYGASKSAVMHMAENLQADLFQTPIKIQVINPGFIKTRLTEKNDFNMPMIQTPDEAAEACMKAMKSGRFCTSFPAPFAWVFTVGKYLPRKLFLRLMGAGK; translated from the coding sequence ATGTTTGCAGGACAGACATGGTGGATCGTCGGCGCCAGCGAAGGATTGGGCCGCGCAATTGCCCAAAAGCTGGACGCCGCCGGGGCGCGGCTGGTGCTTTCGGCCCGCAGCGAAGAACGATTGCAGGAGCTCGCGAGTGAGTTATCCAACGCCACCGCCTTACCGCTGGATGTGACCGATGGTGACGCCATCAGTGAGGCTGTTGCGCTGATCGGCAAGGTGGATGGCATCCTCTACTGTGCAGGCGCTTACGATCCAATGCCCGCACAGGATTGGGACGCCGACAAGGTTGAGCTGATCTGTGATGTTAACTTCATGGGGGCCATTCGTGTGGTCGGCCGTGTGGTGCCTCAGATGGTGGCCGCCAATGAGGGGCATATCGTCCTGATCGGCTCCCTCGCCGGTCATACGGGTCTCCCAGGCGCCACAGGCTATGGCGCATCCAAATCCGCCGTTATGCACATGGCGGAAAATCTCCAGGCGGATCTGTTTCAGACTCCAATCAAAATCCAAGTGATCAATCCCGGTTTTATCAAGACCCGGCTGACTGAGAAAAACGATTTCAACATGCCAATGATCCAGACCCCGGATGAGGCGGCGGAAGCCTGTATGAAAGCGATGAAAAGCGGGCGCTTCTGTACTAGTTTTCCGGCACCATTTGCCTGGGTGTTCACGGTCGGAAAGTACCTTCCGCGCAAACTGTTCCTGCGCCTGATGGGAGCGGGTAAATGA
- a CDS encoding MFS transporter: MQATRISLFAMMLAAAGLPLYIHLPRFATVELGVSLATLAAVLAGIRVLDFVQDPLLGWVTDRWPQERATFAALAAFGMAVGFLLLYTYRPTAGGVLPWLVIALVLLFTAYSLGTVLFYGQSTALAGSPEALIRLAGYREGGTLAGIILAALAPSLLGALGASQAGYSAFGAMLAGLCIVVWWLTRGLWTTTPRPEQPLSIAALREAGGFRLLALALVNSLPVAMTSTLFLFFVEDKLELPDMAGPYLVLFFLSAGLSVPVWTRAADRFGARNVLFPAMVLAILSFVSAAFLPAGAALGFALICVGSGAALGADMVILPVLFSRMLARAGLQAGQAFGLWSFAAKLALAAAAVLLLPLLQLSGFTPGGQNSTAALQTLTWAYAIIPCCIKLIAIAMVLRLPRKVTAP, encoded by the coding sequence ATGCAGGCCACCCGTATTTCCCTGTTTGCCATGATGCTGGCTGCTGCTGGCCTGCCACTCTATATCCATTTGCCGCGTTTTGCGACGGTGGAGCTTGGGGTGAGCCTGGCCACCTTGGCGGCAGTGCTGGCCGGGATAAGGGTGCTTGATTTCGTGCAGGATCCGCTGCTCGGCTGGGTCACCGACCGCTGGCCACAGGAACGGGCGACCTTTGCGGCGCTGGCAGCCTTTGGAATGGCTGTAGGGTTCCTCCTGCTCTACACATATCGCCCAACTGCCGGGGGCGTGTTGCCCTGGCTGGTGATTGCACTGGTGTTGCTGTTCACAGCCTACAGTTTGGGCACCGTACTATTCTATGGACAAAGCACCGCGCTTGCCGGCAGCCCTGAGGCGTTGATACGCCTTGCCGGGTATCGCGAGGGTGGCACATTGGCGGGGATCATCCTCGCCGCCCTCGCCCCCAGCCTGTTGGGTGCGCTGGGGGCCAGTCAGGCCGGTTATTCTGCCTTTGGCGCGATGCTTGCGGGGCTTTGCATCGTAGTCTGGTGGCTGACCCGCGGTCTATGGACCACGACCCCGCGCCCGGAGCAGCCCCTGTCAATTGCCGCCCTGCGTGAGGCTGGTGGGTTTCGCCTTCTGGCCTTGGCTCTGGTCAACAGCCTGCCCGTCGCCATGACCTCAACGCTGTTTCTGTTCTTCGTCGAGGACAAGCTGGAACTGCCCGATATGGCCGGTCCCTATTTGGTGTTGTTTTTCCTCTCCGCAGGACTTTCGGTACCAGTATGGACACGAGCCGCCGACCGTTTTGGGGCGCGCAATGTGCTGTTTCCGGCCATGGTTCTGGCGATCCTGTCATTTGTTTCTGCGGCGTTTCTGCCTGCGGGTGCCGCTCTCGGATTTGCCCTGATCTGCGTCGGATCCGGTGCAGCGCTTGGCGCAGATATGGTGATCTTGCCGGTGTTGTTTTCGCGCATGTTGGCACGGGCCGGGTTGCAGGCCGGGCAGGCGTTCGGACTCTGGTCCTTCGCTGCAAAATTGGCGCTTGCTGCGGCTGCAGTCCTGCTTCTGCCATTGCTGCAACTGAGCGGGTTCACCCCCGGCGGCCAGAACAGCACCGCTGCACTCCAGACCCTGACATGGGCCTACGCCATCATTCCCTGCTGCATCAAACTCATCGCAATTGCGATGGTCCTCCGTCTCCCAAGAAAGGTCACCGCGCCATGA
- a CDS encoding NAD(P)/FAD-dependent oxidoreductase, producing MSFDALSSARERIAVVGGGISGLATAWLLAKTHNVTLFEAAPRLGGHARTVMAGRNGDQPVDTGFIVFNYVNYPHLTSMFRDLEVPVVKSDMSFGASIGDGRVEYGLRDLGALLGQRRNIARPAFFRMVRDILRFNANAEQVAKSDSVTIGELVNDLQLGDWFQRYYLMPICGAIWSTPPDEIRGFPAQSLVRFFRNHALLSASGQHQWWTVKGGSIEYVRRLTSRLEQMGCQLRPGTPVRSVERAAEGVCIHLPDGTSENFDQVVMACHSDDSLRLLSQPTRAEQTTLGVMRYQDNEMILHHDSAQMPRRRACWSSWVYKADTRDDRAAIGVTYWMNRLQNIDENDPLFVSLNPVKDVQSDLIYDQKTFRHPVFDTAALRAQSQIGDIQGQNNTWFAGAYLRHGFHEDGFASAVRVARGISARTKVVG from the coding sequence ATGTCCTTTGACGCATTATCATCCGCTCGCGAGCGTATCGCCGTTGTTGGCGGCGGGATTTCCGGGCTGGCCACAGCCTGGCTGCTGGCAAAGACGCATAATGTCACCCTATTTGAGGCCGCCCCGCGGCTGGGCGGTCATGCCCGCACGGTGATGGCAGGGCGCAATGGGGATCAGCCCGTCGATACTGGCTTCATCGTCTTCAATTATGTGAATTACCCGCATTTGACGTCGATGTTTCGCGATTTGGAGGTTCCCGTTGTCAAAAGCGACATGAGTTTTGGCGCCAGCATCGGTGATGGACGCGTGGAATACGGGCTGCGAGATCTTGGGGCGCTGCTCGGGCAGCGTCGCAATATTGCGCGACCCGCATTTTTCCGCATGGTCAGGGACATCCTGCGCTTCAACGCCAATGCCGAACAAGTGGCCAAGAGCGACAGCGTCACCATTGGTGAGTTGGTCAATGATCTGCAATTGGGGGATTGGTTCCAGCGCTACTATCTGATGCCGATCTGTGGCGCGATCTGGTCCACCCCACCTGATGAGATCCGTGGCTTTCCAGCCCAGTCGCTGGTGCGGTTTTTCCGCAATCACGCCTTGCTCAGTGCCTCAGGTCAACACCAGTGGTGGACGGTCAAAGGTGGCAGCATCGAATATGTGCGCCGTCTGACCAGCCGACTGGAACAGATGGGCTGTCAGCTGCGTCCCGGCACCCCAGTGCGCAGTGTCGAGCGCGCTGCAGAGGGCGTGTGTATCCATCTGCCTGACGGCACCAGCGAGAATTTTGATCAGGTGGTCATGGCCTGCCATTCGGACGACAGCCTGCGCCTGCTGAGCCAGCCAACGCGCGCAGAACAGACAACGCTGGGGGTTATGCGTTATCAGGACAATGAAATGATCCTGCATCATGACAGCGCACAGATGCCACGCCGCCGCGCCTGTTGGTCCTCCTGGGTCTACAAGGCCGACACCCGCGATGACCGGGCAGCCATCGGCGTCACATACTGGATGAACCGGCTTCAGAACATCGATGAAAATGACCCGCTTTTTGTCTCCCTGAATCCGGTAAAAGATGTGCAAAGCGATCTGATCTACGATCAGAAAACCTTCCGTCACCCGGTGTTTGATACGGCAGCCCTGCGCGCGCAGAGCCAAATCGGCGACATCCAAGGCCAGAACAACACTTGGTTTGCAGGTGCTTACTTGCGCCACGGCTTCCATGAAGACGGTTTTGCCAGCGCCGTGCGCGTCGCACGGGGGATCAGCGCGCGCACCAAGGTGGTGGGATGA
- a CDS encoding SAM-dependent methyltransferase, producing MIFLTKRVKHDFLDSCARIRNGSLRLHTPEGDLHDFGAGAPHAEIQLHDWSAITAMAARGDIGLGEAYVSGLWDSPSIEDVIKVALMNLDHLTDYAYPSFWAGLKYRVVDRMLRANSIKGASRNIKAHYDVGNEFYQLWLDESMTYSSALFAPGDNDLARAQTRKYDRVLSRLSAGDRVLEVGCGWGGFADRAAEQGRHVTGLTISPSQFGYADARLDGRADIRLCDYRKSEGKFDNIVSIEMVEAVGERYWPSYFSTLKNRLADDGRAVVQAITVQDSYFDIYRQSSDYIRQYTFPGGMLLSDAVISHQARTAGLKVTDNFAFGQDYARTCREWAARLSAMTAKVQALGYGDAFLRNWRYYLETCAASFEVGQTDVVQVELAHA from the coding sequence ATGATATTCCTTACCAAACGTGTGAAACACGACTTTCTCGACAGCTGCGCCCGCATCCGCAACGGCAGCCTTCGCCTGCATACGCCCGAAGGGGATCTGCATGATTTCGGCGCCGGTGCCCCGCATGCAGAAATTCAACTGCATGACTGGAGTGCGATCACCGCTATGGCTGCCCGCGGGGATATCGGCCTCGGCGAGGCCTATGTTTCAGGACTTTGGGACAGCCCCAGCATCGAAGATGTGATCAAAGTGGCGCTGATGAACCTCGATCATCTGACCGACTATGCCTATCCCAGCTTCTGGGCGGGTCTAAAATACCGGGTGGTGGACCGGATGCTGCGCGCCAATTCGATCAAGGGAGCATCGCGTAATATCAAGGCGCATTATGACGTCGGCAATGAATTCTACCAGCTGTGGCTGGACGAAAGCATGACCTATTCATCGGCGCTGTTTGCCCCCGGCGACAATGATCTGGCCCGCGCCCAGACCCGCAAATATGATCGGGTTCTCAGCCGTCTGAGCGCTGGCGACCGGGTGTTGGAAGTTGGCTGCGGTTGGGGTGGATTTGCGGATCGCGCCGCCGAACAGGGCCGCCATGTTACTGGCCTGACGATATCGCCCAGCCAGTTCGGCTATGCCGATGCACGACTAGATGGACGGGCCGACATCCGGCTCTGCGACTATCGCAAATCGGAAGGTAAATTCGACAATATCGTCTCCATCGAAATGGTCGAGGCTGTAGGCGAACGATACTGGCCCAGCTATTTTTCGACCTTAAAGAACCGCCTCGCGGATGATGGCCGTGCCGTAGTGCAGGCGATCACGGTGCAGGACAGCTATTTCGATATCTATCGGCAATCCTCGGACTATATCCGCCAATACACCTTCCCCGGTGGCATGTTGCTGTCCGATGCAGTCATTTCACATCAAGCGCGCACTGCCGGGCTGAAGGTCACGGATAACTTTGCCTTTGGTCAGGATTACGCCCGCACCTGCCGCGAGTGGGCGGCCCGGCTTTCGGCGATGACAGCAAAGGTCCAGGCCCTGGGTTATGGCGATGCCTTCCTGCGCAATTGGCGGTATTACTTGGAAACTTGTGCTGCGTCCTTTGAGGTCGGGCAGACGGATGTCGTACAAGTGGAGTTGGCCCATGCCTGA
- a CDS encoding DUF1365 domain-containing protein: MTQWPDHIAGQTTHARYGAIANSFRYGVDYVLIDPRAENGPLLFSRNRFNLLSVHDRNHGGAPRRGAGLPWAEQVFADAGLKLDGTTIRLLTQPSYLGHIFNPVSFWLAFRGTALHAVIAEVSNTFGDRHSYVCHKPEFTAIAPSDKLQAKKIFHVSPFQQIAGDYWFNFDIGPRRIAIRIDHKNGDQGVVATLTGPRQPLSNTAVLAASLRRPAGTLRTLALIYWQALKLKLKGASYHPRPTPPEHEVS; the protein is encoded by the coding sequence ATGACGCAGTGGCCCGATCATATCGCCGGGCAGACTACCCACGCCCGTTATGGTGCTATCGCCAACAGCTTCCGCTACGGTGTGGACTATGTGCTGATTGATCCCCGCGCAGAAAACGGCCCGCTGCTGTTCTCCCGCAATCGCTTCAATTTGCTTTCGGTGCATGACCGCAATCACGGCGGCGCGCCACGTCGGGGCGCTGGGCTGCCCTGGGCGGAACAGGTCTTTGCCGACGCCGGCTTGAAGCTGGACGGGACTACCATTCGGCTGCTGACACAACCAAGCTATCTGGGTCACATATTCAACCCCGTCAGTTTCTGGCTCGCCTTTCGAGGCACCGCACTGCACGCGGTCATTGCAGAGGTCAGCAATACATTCGGCGACCGGCACAGCTATGTCTGTCACAAACCCGAATTCACCGCGATTGCCCCCTCGGACAAGCTGCAGGCCAAGAAGATATTCCACGTCTCTCCCTTTCAGCAGATCGCGGGAGACTACTGGTTCAATTTCGACATCGGGCCACGGCGGATCGCAATCCGCATCGACCACAAGAATGGCGACCAGGGGGTAGTTGCCACCCTGACCGGCCCACGACAGCCGCTGAGCAACACCGCCGTGCTAGCCGCCAGCCTGCGCCGCCCTGCCGGAACCCTGCGCACGCTTGCGCTGATCTATTGGCAGGCGCTGAAACTGAAACTGAAGGGCGCAAGCTATCACCCCCGCCCTACCCCACCGGAACATGAGGTCAGCTGA
- the gap gene encoding type I glyceraldehyde-3-phosphate dehydrogenase, with product MTLKIAINGFGRIGRGVLRALLESNADDISVVAINDLSPAETLAHLLKYDSVHGRLRASVKVDGDTMQVGNHSIRLTAIRNPEELPWQDVDIAYECTGLFTSRDTAAKHLKNGSKRVLISAPGKDVDRTVVFGVNHGDLTKDDVIVSNASCTTNCLAPVAKVLDDTFGIKTGYMTTIHAYTGDQPTHDTSHKDLYRARAAALSMIPTSTGAARAISEVLPHLKGRLEGSAIRVPTPNVSVVDLSFIPEKAATVDAINGAMKAASEGALAGILSYETDPLVSIDFNHDPHSSCFAAPQTAVTAEGLVRVVSWYDNEWGFSNRMVDTGRHMGKVMNG from the coding sequence ATGACCCTGAAAATTGCTATCAACGGATTTGGACGCATTGGCCGCGGCGTTTTGCGCGCCCTGCTGGAGAGCAACGCCGACGATATCTCGGTTGTGGCCATCAATGATCTGTCCCCGGCTGAGACACTGGCGCATCTTCTGAAATACGACAGTGTGCATGGACGCCTGCGCGCATCCGTGAAGGTGGATGGCGACACCATGCAGGTGGGCAACCACAGCATTCGTCTGACCGCGATCCGCAATCCAGAAGAACTGCCCTGGCAAGACGTTGATATTGCGTATGAATGCACTGGCCTGTTCACAAGCCGTGACACCGCCGCAAAACACTTGAAGAATGGTTCCAAGCGGGTTCTGATTTCTGCACCGGGCAAGGATGTCGACCGTACCGTGGTGTTTGGTGTCAACCATGGTGACCTGACCAAGGACGACGTAATCGTCTCCAACGCCTCTTGCACCACCAATTGTCTGGCGCCCGTCGCCAAGGTTTTGGATGACACATTCGGCATCAAGACCGGGTATATGACCACCATCCACGCCTACACCGGTGATCAGCCGACCCATGACACCAGCCACAAGGATCTTTATCGGGCTCGTGCAGCTGCCCTGTCGATGATCCCCACTTCGACCGGTGCGGCGCGGGCGATCTCAGAAGTGCTGCCGCATCTGAAGGGCCGTCTTGAAGGATCGGCAATCCGCGTACCGACACCAAATGTATCCGTAGTGGACCTCAGCTTCATTCCTGAGAAAGCTGCAACAGTCGACGCAATCAACGGCGCAATGAAGGCGGCCTCCGAGGGCGCTCTGGCAGGTATCCTGTCCTATGAGACTGACCCGTTGGTCTCCATTGATTTCAACCATGACCCGCATTCCTCCTGCTTTGCCGCGCCGCAGACCGCAGTCACCGCCGAAGGGTTGGTCCGTGTTGTCAGCTGGTATGACAATGAATGGGGGTTCTCCAACCGGATGGTCGACACCGGCCGCCACATGGGCAAGGTGATGAATGGCTGA